One genomic region from Lathamus discolor isolate bLatDis1 chromosome 9, bLatDis1.hap1, whole genome shotgun sequence encodes:
- the HMGB3 gene encoding LOW QUALITY PROTEIN: high mobility group protein B3 (The sequence of the model RefSeq protein was modified relative to this genomic sequence to represent the inferred CDS: inserted 1 base in 1 codon) — MRGRGGCFKRQSPAANQAALVGSQREAEPRRAPRRALRXSSCPHCREQYRVKMAKGDPKKPKGKMSAYAFFVQTCREEHKKKNPEVPVNFAEFSKKCSERWKTMSSKEKAKFDEMAKADKVRYDREMKDYGPAKGGKKKKDPNAPKRPPSGFFLFCSEFRPKIKSTNPGISIGDVAKKLGEMWNNLSDGEKQPYNNKAAKLKEKYEKDVADYKSKGKFDGAKGAATKAARKKVEEEDEEEEEDEEEEDEDDDDE, encoded by the exons ATGAGGGGGCGAGGAGGTTGTTTTAAACggcagagccctgcagccaaTCAGGCCGCTCTCGTAGGCAGCCAACGCGAGGCTGAGCCGCGCCGAGCCCCGCGCCGTGCCCTGC TCAGCTCCTGTCCACACTGCCGCGAACAATACAG AGTCAAGATGGCTAAAGGTGATCCGAAGAAGCCCAAGGGCAAGATGTCTGCCTATGCCTTCTTTGTGCAGACGTGCCGTGAGGAACATAAGAAAAAGAACCCAGAGGTTCCAGTCAACTTTGCAGAGTTTTCCAAGAAGTGCTCAGAGAGGTGGAAG aCCATGTCAAGCAAGGAGAAGGCTAAATTTGATGAAATGGCAAAGGCTGATAAGGTACGATACGATAGAGAAATGAAGGACTATGGACCAGCTAAGGGTGGCAAGAAGAAGAAGGACCCCAATGCCCCGAAACGACCACC GTCtggcttcttcctcttctgttcaGAATTCCGCCCCAAGATCAAGTCCACAAACCCCGGCATATCCATTGGAGATGTAGCAAAGAAACTGGGTGAAATGTGGAACAACCTCAGTGATGGGGAAAAGCAGCCTTATAACAATAAGGCAGCTAAACTGAAGGAGAAGTACGAGAAG GATGTTGCAGACTACAAGTCTAAAGGAAAGTTTGATGGCGCAAAGGGAGCAGCAACCAAAGCTGCTCGGAAAAAGGTAGAGGAAGAAGacgaagaggaggaggaggatgaagaagaggaggatgaagatgatgatgatgaataA